From Oryzias latipes chromosome 3, ASM223467v1:
TTCTCTGACTTCACTCTCAGCCAACACACAGCTGGGAGTGATCGGCTCATTTATTTAGACACACCCATATTCATTAATCCAACCCTGCCCTGGTCTtccgggggccctaagcgaaatttaatttgtgggccctctaactgatcagcagaTTTCTCTATTACTACACTTTGTGAATGTATTATTGTTGCTGCTGAAGAACTGAATACAGTATATTACCTGCATGCTGGATGCACATTAAGTGGTCCCAAACTAATTTTAaaagtgcaaagaaaaaaatatgagtgacaaatgtgtgtatatatatatatatatatatatatatatatatatatatatatatatatatatatatatacacacatttgtcactcatatttttttcatatatttttatatatatatatatatatatatatatatatatatatatatatatatatatatatatatatatatatatatatatatatatatatatatatatatatatataacttatcaaaaacagcaacttaatagcaaatcaaataacaataaaacaatccaaaataaagagaacaacagctcaatgaggggGATTTTGGAAAGTCATAGTCTGtctcagtctgaaaaggacctctcTGCACCAAAgccattcttactggatcagaggGTGTGGTTGGCCATTCAGCTGGACCAATTGGATTTGAGGTTGGTGGAATCTTTATCCAGTAGGCTCCTCCTCCAGACACgcctctcttggagcctctggaacatCAGAGACATAACTTCAACAAAAGCCAAACAGTCCAATCAAATCTACATAAGAGTTGATGTGATGCTAGAAGCAGAATGTTGGAAAGAAGTGCCttcactttgtgtgtgtgtgtgtgtgtgtgtgtgtgcaaatgtATGACTATTTTTCAAGTAATAATGAAACAGTAAGTTTGATATGGCCATGTTTGTTCTACAGCCACAGAGAAGGAAGCTGATTGGTGAAACTAGTTTAATGGTTTCTGTAGGAAGTTGGTGACGTCCAGAAGCAGCTGTGGTTGGTAGTCAGTGCTGTCCAAAAGATGAAGATAATCCCAGAGGAAGGTCAAGCTGATGGTGATGAAGACGAGTGCAGTCAGAGCAGGAAAGGTCAGAGTTGTTCTTTAAACAGCCTATATCATACTTTTCTTCAAGCCTTTCAGtcagtaaactatatccatatttaggataatatattacctttggcacactaaagaacaaattATTTATAACATTTTGCAGCTTATTTTCCTACTCTGAAGTCAGACGACTCGGTAAATGAGGCACCGCCAtccgctccttgtgggtgccgcccatttcatggcgTCATCCTACAGCTGGcttcagcagcgtgtctgcgtttctcccttaaaaacacacaaaatccaAATTTTAGCAACGATAGATGTGAATACCGTAAAGATGACAACAACATGTCAAGTGAGAATCTGAATAAATGGGTCTGGATGGTTTATGGGTTTCATCTGGTGCCGGTATTGTGCAAAGAGTTCTGTTTTTGAAAGTATTTATTAATTGGCCATTCCGCAACAACATCAGTTTCATGTATCGCATTTCTTATCCCAAATGACCCAAACAAAGCTCTGTTTTTGTCACTGATCACTAGGACCGCAGTGATCAGCATATATGGTGTTTTATATGATCACAgaagaacactgggaacacttttactatagatccaaagatgatcggagtgagactttaaattaaaaataaaaagaggattttctCACGTATGTTTTTGTCACAGCGATTGTTTCTGGTCACATGTTTGCACTTGGAAGATCTGCAGGTGGAGGGAGGAGCACACAAGTTCATTACCTCTATTCCCGCCTTTAAGGCAGATGATGTGCGGTGGCAGGTGTGTCAGATaccgagtcgtcttacttcggAGTAGGAAAATATACAGTaacagttcattttcctacttatttcataaataatttgttctttagtgtgccaaaggtaagaTATCATCCTAAATAtgaatatagtttactctgaaaggcttgaagaaaagcatgatataggctctGTAAAGATCAACTCCGACCTGCCTCCCCACGCTGGAGAGACTTAAGGTTCTCTGCTGGGAAAGCCTCGTGGTCCCCCcacaggagctggaggaagtggccgggacGAGGAAAATTCTGGAAAACAACAAACGTTtctgatttgggctaaaaaacaaaatgtacaatcagattaaaaaaaacaccagtaaCACTTTGAATATAGTGTGACATATATGAATGAAGATTGACAAGGATTGATATTCCACCTATTTCTCTTAAGTAATATTAATAAATCTGAAAAAGATCTACTTCTAGAAATACATTGACTTAGAGAAGCTTTGGCACATTTTCAACAAAGAAGGTGCACCTTTCCTACAGTTACTCCAGTCTGCTGGCCTTTTCATCGTATTATCAtcctatcatcatcatcatcatcatcctatcatcatcatcatcatcatcagcgtTTTGGTTGTGGGGTTTAGTCATCTATGGTCCGAGCTTGTCCCAAATACACAGCAAGGTCATGGGCCCAGAGTCTAAAGATTTATGGACAcatttgtgtttcacacatctttgtgtttcacaaatatGTGCAAACAAAATCGCCCAGCTCTTATAAAACCAAAACTTGTGCCGTGCTCCTGCCTCAGCGTCCTGTGCTGACCCCGCCCGCTCCTCGTGGGATTGGCATTAACCTGCACCAGTTACTCTGCAGGCTATTTGTGTTACCTGGAGCTCCGGCAGCATCCAGTCTTCTTTTGGTTCTCTAAGTCCTGGCTGAGGTCTAAGTACCGCGGTCTAATTCTCCTGGCATGAACCTCACATAAGGAACGACCTCATACTGCCCTTGGATGGGAACAGATAATCTGAGccagaaatgtgaaaaagtgTGAATGCTGGGAAACATTTCCAGAACCTTCTGAACACTTTCTGCTGCTTCAAGCATTCTACTGTGACTACAATTAGCCTTTATTTAACGGATTTGTTCCCATTAAAAATGAGTAGAAAAGCTCCAAAATGAACTTTTataaagctctttttttaacttttagccACAAGATCAATCAGCTGTTTAACAATTCAGCAGACATTTGATTTGAAGCCTGATTTTACAAATTTGCTGTGGTGTTTCAATCATTCAACTGGAATCATTCAACCCATTTACATTACAGTCAAGAATTTTCCCACAGCCTCATTATCCACAGCCTTTAGAAAACATATTTCAGACATCATATAAAGATATTCTGCCTGTTAATGACAAATATGACATATTTAAGAAAAATCGATTGGGATTGTTAAAATATTCACTCACTTTTGCATCATTTTAGACATAAGAAAATTCCATTTTATTATTTGCAGCACTGGGATCAGTTACTTTAATCGTGTTATTTTCTTAAGGTGTAAATCAATTTTCACAAGAAGAGGTCTATTTAAACAAGCGCAAAAgtgtgttgtcatggtaacggctacCAAGCCTGCCTCCACGtcgctctgctgcagctgctgtatGAGGACTAACCAGCGGAGGAAAGTGGTTTATATTCTCGACATCATGTTAAGGCATCCAAATCATCATTTCAGAGAGGAAGTTCACCTCTGACTGCTTCATTTTGTCCAGACGATGAAGCTAAAGCTGGTTTGAAAGAAGCCAACTTTAGTAGCAGTTCCCCAAATCGTTTTGGTTGAAGAAATGTCCACCATTAACTCTGATCACTGAATGTGGATCAACaaacaatttctttcattaattcaatatacatttatttacagaCACATATCAATTAATAAGGTCAACAAGACAGAAAGTCAAACAACAAactatttcaaattaaagttaACATGAGTGTATCCGGCCCTTCTAGacctgtattacatctgaacctgaccgtaatgattataaacatccagcaacttgtcgCTTTAtgttgcttcatggttttacccccccccttcTAAAATCACCCTCCAACCCCCTCCTAACATCCCTtgaacatccctctctcttcttccctcctttccttgtTTCATCTGGCCCAACAAAAAACTGgtacaaatataattaagatGAATGAAGTTTAGTAAAACTTAGAAAGGGGGTTTGTTCAAATATACctctggtgtgtcagaagattcataacccctgttgtgaCGGTAAAAGATGTCCGACACAGGAGGGTTTCAGtctcaagttaaaaaaacaaaaagaaaaaaaactttggggtTGACGGTAAAACGTGACAGAGATCCAGCCAGACCTTTGAAGGACAGAGATCTGTTTTACTGTCTGCTGTTGTGATCCACCTATGTTCCAAGTTTCTGTTGTTCCGGTTACACACTGGCGTTTGGGTCAGTGCAATAATATAGAACAGTCAGGATATGTGACCGGAACATCTTTTTAAGTGTTCATTAGCATTTTTTAATGGACACCCGGCAGCCAATCGAAAAAGTTTCATTCATATTTCTGCTTCTAACTTCTCAGACTATCTTCAGCATCTTACTGTCAGTGTGAACAGAAGCGTTTTCTGATCCACTAAAAGTCTCAGATCTTTAAAGACCAACAATCGAGCAGCCTCTGTGACGCTCAACGGAACAGTTGTCCTTGTCTGCAGGTCTCACATGGataaaactgcttttattgAAGAAGCATGTATGCTGAAGTCTGTCAGTTTCCACCGCTAAAGTCatgaacaagaagaaaaaagaacatgtgtttggagaaaaagaacaaacactGAAAACTAACATCGTTATGGAGTGAAAGTTGATTCAAGATTGTTGAAAAGCTTTGAATTGATTTCTTCAACTTTTCTGAGATATCATTTTATCGAGGTTTATTTTAAGACAAAGCCGAAGGAGTTTGAGCTGATTGGTTGGAGTTTTTGTGAGGGTTGATCTCATTAACAGGATTATTGTCTTAGCAGAACAGGCGCTAAGAGGCTGGATGGCACTCCACCCTGTTCGGCCTGAGGGGAAGCAGATCCGCTGGCGGCCGCTCCCAGCGCTCCTCCACATCAGCGGCCATGGCCCAGCAGAGAGACGGCCTCAGCACGGAGATGGACTCAGCCCAGATTCAGGAGCTGTGCATCATTTTTCTGAAGCAGTGTCCCAGCGGGGCTCTGCACCTGCATGAGTTCAAGAGGATCTTTGGGGTTCAGAGCGGATCCTCGGAGGAGTCCATCTTCCTGGAAACCATTTTCAGATCCTTCGACACCAACCAGGTAAGAGTCGGAGCCGCTTTTGCGCTGACACAAACCAGACGATCAGTTGTTTAGAATAACTCCATCATCTCCCTTCAGGACAATACTTTAGACTTCCTTGAGTACGTCTCTGCGCTCAACTTGATCCTACGAGGGAATCTTGAAGACCGACTCAAGTGGTCCTTTAAGTTGTACGACAAGGATGGGAATGGGAAACTGGACCGGCAGGAGGTGACCCGCATCATCAGGGTGAGAGGAGCCGGCTCTTCTACGCTGTTTTTTGAATTATGGTTGGTGCTTCAGATCACTGGGACAAAGCAGAGACCGAGATCTTCAGCTAATCTGTCAAACTGTAACAGCCTGAGCTGTTTTCGTAACTCAGATCCTCTTAAAGACGCCTGCGGCGCCCCAGTAATGAGGGATAAAGGCCAGAGGTCACCGACACGCAATGCAGCCCCATTGTATAACGCAGGGAAGATCAGTGATGATCCTGAACACCTTTGACCTCAGATCATGCTTTAATGCCACTAAAGAGCTCCTCTACATGAAACACTGGCATGAAGATGAAGAGTTCACTGTATCTCCTCACACTTTCCAGATCTCAGCAGACTCCACTGTACTGAAGCTGTCCAAAAGTACAGCCCCATAAAAACCTAAACATGTCAGCGCTTCTGCTCAGAGACGTTACTTCTGCTATTCCTTCACCTGAACATTGATTATTATTAATCTCAGGCGTTTGAGCTGGTcggccaatgatcgaagggttcgatccccactccccccagtcaaccgttgttgtgtccttgggcccCTCCCTGCCTCTAGTGTGGCTCccctggtgtgtgaatgcgtctgaatgtcctggtgatggtcagaggggccgtaccggcagccacgcctctgcccgtctgccccagggcagcagtgtctacatcagtagttaccatcaccaagtatgaatgaacaATGGACACAATggaagcactttgagcgtctggaaaagcgcagatacacgtaatccattattattattattattatcactaTTATTGGTCAGAGGCGGTTTATGCTGCCGTTGTTCAGCACAAAGAAGAAAGTGTCATGCTAGAATAAACCCAGCAGCACTGAACCCCAACCAGCTCAGCCATGTGTTCAGCTGCAGATACTCtaatacttttactttttattgccaaaagaatttgattttttttttggaatcacACAAACTTTTGGTCTGAGTCCGCAAATCAGGAATTGTTCAAACTGATGGTGTTTCTCCCACCACTATTTACCGCAGAAAACCGGTTTTCGACATCGAATGAGAACAAGTTCTGGAGAAAATCAATAAACCGGCAGGTCGGGGTTTTCTCATCGGCAGGAGTTCTAACTTCAGTCTGGAAACCGTTTCAGTCTGACGGGGTTCATCCAAAATCAGATTAAATTAAGGGCTCTGGTCACCAGAGGCAAAAGTGATGAAGGACAAGAAACAAAGTCAGCAGaaaacatagaaaacaaaaactaaacacgTAGAGTGTAAACTAAATGAAGAAAACTGCGTTTCACCTGAAGAATGAAAAGCGAAAATGAAAAGAGAGGAAGATGCTGAAGAAAGATGCAAGAAACTTTTTCCATTCTTTGTTTGATGAGAAATCAGCCAGAAACAGTTTGGTCTTcctccttcatcttcctcaaaTTCCCGTCTTCCACACAGATTCTTTACAAAATCAAGCTGCAGAGAGGGGAGATCGACATGACGCCGTCCCAGATCTGCGACAGACTCTTCCAGCTGGTCGACCAGAACAACGATGGTGAGTTCTGGTTCTTAGTTCTGCTTCAGACTTAAACCTCGGCGAGCTCTTCAGTTTCCTTGTAATTGTGAAGAATTTACAATGAAATCTGAGATTGGTTTGGCGTTGGTTGGGTTTCTGATTGTTGTTCGGTTCATTCtggttttcttttgcttttttttgcattttattgttgctgtgatccttagttttggtgttttttttagttaaggtaagaaaataaaagcatttgtcACTGATTCTGTAGGTTCTTCCTCTTAAAAAGCctgagtttggtctgtattgtTCATCATAGAAACACGTCAACCGAGAGACGGAAATTAAGAAAAGACTCATGGAAATCAGATTGTTTCATtcataaagaatttatttgtacaaCGAAGAAAGTAAGAATGTAACCCCTAAAACCCATCAAGAATTCTGTTCTTCGCAGACCTGTTTCTTCGTTTTTAAGAAGCTCTTCTCttctccactggttacctgtaggATTGTCACCTGTTTAAAACTGGTTATCTGTGTAAACAGTCAGACCACAGCCTGTCCACaatgaccaaagagctgtcaaaggacaccagggacaaaGTTGTGCCTCTGACCCAGACTGGAATGAACCAATCCACAATGATCAGCAGCTTAGAGAGAAAACATCAACTGCTGGAGCGATTATTAGAAAACGGAAGAtctccctccacctggggcTCCATGAAAGATCTCAGCTGGTGGAGAGAGAATCATGTGGAGAATGACAAGGAAACAGCCAGACCTACAGAGGAACTGGTCAATGGCTTGAagagagagctgggaccacggCAACAAAGGTTACTATGGTAACACATCCCATCGTCATGCATTCAAACCGGATCAGACCAAGATGGAGCTCCCTAGTATAAATGATTtgcatcccaagaacaccatacccactgtaaagcatggaggtggaaataTCAgggtttggggctgtttttctgcaaaggggACAGGATGactgttattgaccaaatacgttgctctgctccatttagcaaataaatccttgaaaaaatcaaacaatcagATTTCCTAGATTTGTCTTCATTCCATCTCACAGCTGAAGTATTTCTacgatgaacattacagaccaaactcagcTTTTTCAGGGaaacaacttgcagaatctTCGACAGACAAAGACTTTTGCCTCACTTTGTGTAAGATTCAGTTTGACAGTCTCTcccaacacttttattttgccCTGTTTAAATCAGAAGGACCGATCGAATCCTAACTTTCTAACTGGTTGAAGGCCCAGAAGATCAGTCCGATGCTGTTCGTGGTTTCATGAGCTGTTTGTGGGTCCCCAGGTCAGATCAGCCTGGCTGAGTTCATGGAGGGGGCGCAGAAGGACGAATGGGTCAGGGACCTGCTGAAGCTGGATGTCAACATTGGCGGCTGGGTGATCCAGAACTGCACAAAGATCCCGTGACCTCTGTccgtgtggacaggtgtgttgGTTCTGATGGTCAGGTGCTGTCGGGCTCACACTGTCACTCTGTGTTAACGCTCCTGGTTtctgggggggcagcaggtgcCCAGTGACAGAGCTCTTAGCTCAGATCTCTGCTAAATGCAGTGATCCAGCTTAGTACAGCTTCCTTAACCATGTGACTTCTGTCAGAAGGACTGCTTTGCCCGTAAACCGCAACCTTTACCTTGAAActctcaagttttttttttttttttagcattgttGTGATGAACGGCAGAgaatttttaaactttgaaagaaacatttaaGTTGAATTGAACCTTTTTCTGCTGTCATCTAGAAGCAGAACAGACATTCTGATGGTAGCTTACATTCATTCCCTAAAACATGAAGGCTTTTATCATTGCAGTTTAAAGAATATTATCTAATACAAAGCATTATTGGATTCTATCACGTCCATCtatgtgacaaaaaaagacacagtgTGTATAATATGTGTCAGGTTGTGACTCCTTCAAGCGGCGTTTCCTGAAGAAGCGTGGGCGTGACCATGAGGCAGCAAGTCGACCTCCAGTATCAGGCAGGTTTGAAAGCCGGGGTAACTGGAGCCTGCTCAGTTTACCAGGTACCCCTGTCCTCGCCTTGACTGTTTCACCGCTGACTCCTGCACTTTTGACTTACACAGTGCACATCTCTATACTatatgtattgttttattatatattaATTTGTCATGTTTATATGAAGATGTTGTGATTTCAGTGTGGAAATTCGCCTTTTAATGTGCTTTGGTCTGTTGGCGAGAATATatcaaataaacaaaccaaTAGGCGGCTCATTAGAAATGACCAAGTTCTGTGTGTGGTCAAAGTGGGTGTGGCTTGATTGCTGATGGGTGACCATTGAAACCTCAGCTCAGGACCAGTGTGACAAAGACGCGTCTAGGAGGCATTTTCTAAGTAAAGGTTTTGAAACATCACggagattaaaaacaaaacaaaaaaaacagcaactggCATCACACACCGTCTGTCCACCTGCAgacaggttctggttctgacccAAATATGTCATCTCCCATTTCAATAATACTATaagtcataaaaaatgtatgtatacGAATGGCTCTCTGgttcacaaaaagcaaaaaaagaattattaaaggaataaatatgtttcagttttttatttacttatgtGAAAATGTGAATCCCTACTTTTATTTCTGCTTAAGAAGTctaaaagactttttaaaattcagagcaAACCAATGGTTGAATTTTAACTGTGTATTTATGTCATTAATAAAAAATCTTTCTCGtcactttttcctgttttgctcGTTCAAACCTGAACGCTTTATTATGTTCAAACTGATGCATTATGTCCTCAGGTTTACATctacaaaaatgtttcaaagatacgtaagggttaatggccgatgaAGTATACATTAGCAGAAATGAACGCACGATGTGGAAGCCTGTACCGTCCGACgggaagtgcgttaaaaagtgataacgcacagTAATAAcagcacgcctaaaaaagaagttccgttcacatatgtttaatgttttgtatcactgcgctggcttctttaaaacaaacttagcttcatcatctggacaaaacaaGCGGGAAGAGTTGAAATTCCccgaactgatgctttatttaacgcatcatgatcatcagcatagatataaccctttcctttgccgctgcactcGAAGTCCGCGCTGGCTGAGCCGGCAAAGGGgcgcgttgtcacggtaacgtGACAACACCACgtgacaaatagtccgctttttgggaaaaaaggatccaaactgaaaaaataacaacaaaggactaaaaactgaatgtttttttcctttgtaagTGACCCCAGTATTTGatttttgacactttcaatTTGAATCATTTTCATACTGACGTAGTTTAAATTAAACCAGTATTCATATCAGGATCAACTGAATATCAAATCAGGaggcggctggatggctccgtTTGTTCAGATCAGGACTGGCATCAGGGAAATCAGAGGGggcgatgagcttcatccagtatGGGTCCTTAGGCAATCCTTCACACTATTGCCTAACTACATAACCACGAGGGGGAGGGCCCAAGGCCAGGTCCCTCTGTGCAGGTCCCCAGCCCGGAAAAAATCCAGGGTTGTGTCTGGAACACaaactctgccaaaccaccgGTACGGATCGGTgtaagctgattggctgtggcagCTCCTGAAGTGTGTGAACAACATCAAATCAGGAATAACTGGTCAATGATTCAGGTTTGATTGATCTTCATGTCAGGATTAACTGATTATTAAGTCAGGATCTATTGATCATCATTCAGAAAGAAGGAAACGTGACGTCACACACTGACTGTATATATGTAGTTTATTTGaatgaaatagaaaaatcaTTACAGGACAGGGGGGAGTTCTCTGGTTTGGGGGTGTCGTGTCTAGATGATGCCAAACTGGGCCAGTTCGCTCAGATCTGCATCTCCAAACTCCTCCCAGGGGCAGACGACAGCAGAATCTGCAGGCAGGGAGAGCAACATCAGACCAGCTTTCAGCAGGAGCGAGTCCGGCTGAAGACGACTTACCGTCAAACGACTCCATCCCCGGCAGGCTGCTGTCAAacctgcaggtaaaaaaaaaacacaggtgagtttctgcagagcagcatttgGACTGAGAGGAAACAGCCGTACTCACCGCTTCTGTCCGGGTTTGGGAGCTTTGCTCTTGAACTGCCTGCTCTCCTTCTGCTGGAACTCTGAGGAGGCGGCCTTGtcctctcctgctgctgctgctgctgcattcaTCTTAGAAGACTGgatcacacaaaaaagaaacgtttggttcatttttcatctcaaacagctttaaaaaaaggaaaactataAATACACACTTTGAAATTGGAAAAGAGTTcaccatttttttggttttgcagagAACTGCATCATCTGCGAAGAAAAGTCTGGTCTCatctaacaacaacaacaggagAGGAACCATCTCCTTTTCCTAGTCTGACTAAGTACATCGGTTCCATTTACTGACTATGTAACTGATTACACTTGATGTAAACGTCATTGCGCCAACAGGCAACATTTcactatgattaaaaaaaaaaacgggttaCAGCACGGACGCGTGTGGCTCACGGCGGCTATACAACTATCATcaagtgacttaaaagttgattttctccaaaaaaagagagctgaccatggcccctaagaaagACCACGCAAACGGTGACTACGAagaccttgaaaaaaaaagattcttgacGGAATCCAAGCTATGTTTTATCCTTTCATGGAACAAGTGAACGAGATTCAGACTAAGCTAACTTCTCT
This genomic window contains:
- the LOC101158834 gene encoding guanylyl cyclase-activating protein 2-like, with protein sequence MAQQRDGLSTEMDSAQIQELCIIFLKQCPSGALHLHEFKRIFGVQSGSSEESIFLETIFRSFDTNQDNTLDFLEYVSALNLILRGNLEDRLKWSFKLYDKDGNGKLDRQEVTRIIRILYKIKLQRGEIDMTPSQICDRLFQLVDQNNDGQISLAEFMEGAQKDEWVRDLLKLDVNIGGWVIQNCTKIP
- the LOC101159081 gene encoding retinal cone rhodopsin-sensitive cGMP 3',5'-cyclic phosphodiesterase subunit gamma-like; protein product: MQVYKGRRGDEESIQRDCKKKEDFSSLSCINFLAVFLQTQISRRPSTQSSKMNAAAAAAGEDKAASSEFQQKESRQFKSKAPKPGQKRFDSSLPGMESFDDSAVVCPWEEFGDADLSELAQFGII